A part of Micromonospora chersina genomic DNA contains:
- a CDS encoding ArnT family glycosyltransferase, producing MAEPVTDLERPDAGAPTAPTTPPPGPRTAAPWLVGGAVTAVLLLLAGRYGYHRDELYFLLCGRHLDWGYVDQGPLVPALARLADTVAPGNLVLLRTPSALIGGASVVLVAALAREFGAGRTAQVAAAVLAAAAGVVLAAGHLLSTTTVDMLVWLAAAWCAVRMLRTGDTRWALGIGLALGVGMLNKLLPALLGVGLLAGVLIAGPRRLPRDRWVLAGAGVAALLAVPYVAWQAAHGFPQLSVASSIAGGDSSYSGRLDAVVLQLIIISPFATPVWIAGLVALLRRPAWAAYRAIGWAWLVVFAIVLLAGGKGYYDAPLLLVLTAAGAVVTVDWARRGAARARQALLATAAVLMTASSAVLLLPTLPADRLPGFVAEVNYDAGETIGWPAFADSVAAVHRGLPPQERARAVVLTGNYGEAGALARYGPARDLPRAYSGHNSVARFGRPPDDADVVIAVGWERPGQLRAWFTEVTEAGRVDQRVDVDNDENGGPIFVCRGLRRPWSQIWDSEVSHAS from the coding sequence GTGGCCGAACCCGTCACCGACCTGGAGCGCCCCGACGCCGGGGCGCCCACCGCGCCGACGACCCCGCCACCCGGGCCGCGCACCGCCGCGCCCTGGCTGGTCGGCGGGGCCGTCACCGCCGTGCTGCTGCTGCTCGCCGGCCGGTACGGCTACCACCGCGACGAGCTCTACTTCCTGCTCTGCGGCCGGCACCTCGACTGGGGCTACGTCGACCAGGGCCCGCTCGTGCCGGCCCTCGCCCGGCTGGCAGACACCGTCGCACCGGGCAACCTGGTGCTGCTGCGCACCCCGTCGGCCCTGATCGGCGGCGCCTCGGTGGTGCTGGTCGCGGCGCTCGCCCGGGAGTTCGGCGCGGGGCGCACCGCCCAGGTGGCCGCCGCCGTGCTCGCCGCCGCGGCCGGGGTGGTGCTCGCCGCCGGCCACCTGCTCAGCACCACCACCGTCGACATGCTGGTCTGGCTCGCCGCCGCCTGGTGCGCGGTGCGGATGCTGCGCACCGGCGACACCCGCTGGGCGCTCGGCATCGGGCTGGCGCTCGGCGTGGGCATGCTGAACAAGCTGCTGCCCGCGCTGCTCGGCGTCGGGCTGCTGGCCGGGGTGCTGATCGCCGGCCCCCGCCGGCTGCCGCGCGACAGGTGGGTGCTGGCCGGCGCCGGGGTCGCCGCACTGCTCGCCGTGCCGTACGTGGCCTGGCAGGCCGCGCACGGCTTCCCCCAGCTCTCGGTGGCGTCGTCGATCGCCGGCGGCGACAGCTCCTACAGCGGCCGGCTGGACGCGGTCGTGCTGCAACTGATCATCATCAGCCCGTTCGCCACCCCGGTCTGGATCGCCGGCCTCGTCGCGCTGCTGCGCCGGCCCGCCTGGGCGGCGTACCGGGCGATCGGCTGGGCCTGGCTCGTGGTGTTCGCGATCGTCCTGCTCGCCGGCGGCAAGGGCTACTACGACGCCCCGCTGCTGCTGGTGCTCACCGCGGCCGGCGCGGTGGTCACCGTCGACTGGGCCCGGCGTGGCGCCGCCCGGGCCCGGCAGGCGCTGCTCGCCACCGCCGCCGTCCTGATGACGGCCAGCAGCGCGGTCCTGCTGCTGCCCACCCTGCCGGCCGACCGGCTGCCCGGCTTCGTGGCCGAGGTCAACTACGACGCGGGCGAGACCATCGGTTGGCCCGCGTTCGCCGACTCGGTCGCCGCCGTGCACCGCGGCCTGCCGCCGCAGGAGCGCGCCCGGGCGGTCGTGCTCACCGGCAACTACGGCGAGGCCGGCGCCCTGGCCCGCTACGGCCCGGCCCGGGACCTGCCCCGGGCCTACTCCGGGCACAACAGCGTGGCCCGGTTCGGTCGCCCGCCCGACGACGCCGACGTGGTGATCGCCGTCGGCTGGGAGCGCCCCGGCCAGCTACGTGCCTGGTTCACCGAGGTCACCGAGGCCGGCCGGGTCGACCAGCGGGTCGACGTCGACAACGACGAGAACGGCGGGCCGATCTTCGTCTGCCGCGGGCTGCGCCGCCCCTGGTCGCAGATCTGGGACAGTGAGGTGAGCCACGCCTCCTGA
- a CDS encoding TIGR04222 domain-containing membrane protein encodes MLWGVSGPLFLLDYLGAVAVALAVALAARELTGRRARGATPDPVELAYLTDRALLACQVGMAALHRAGVVRRGELATLSVDGPPPPRSPALVRALHAALRRPQTWAAVLADPGVGRALRRLVGRLVRDGWLLTPAQRRRIALGTLPLFAVAVVGVTRLVESAVEGRDAGGPASVVGLLLCCLATALGGWWLCEVPETGAAARRLLRRQRRQHAALDPQRRPAWRERSTDELLTAMALFGPRPLLAVDPGLAVQVGVDPERGRPTPEPKPARR; translated from the coding sequence ATGCTCTGGGGTGTCAGCGGACCGCTCTTCCTCCTCGACTACCTGGGGGCGGTCGCCGTGGCCCTCGCCGTGGCGCTGGCGGCCCGCGAGCTGACCGGCCGTCGGGCGCGGGGCGCGACCCCGGACCCCGTCGAGCTGGCCTACCTCACCGACCGGGCCCTGCTGGCCTGCCAGGTGGGCATGGCCGCGCTGCACCGTGCCGGCGTGGTGCGACGCGGGGAACTGGCCACCCTGTCCGTGGACGGCCCGCCGCCACCCCGGTCACCCGCTCTCGTCCGCGCCCTGCACGCCGCGCTGCGCCGGCCGCAGACGTGGGCCGCCGTGCTCGCCGACCCCGGCGTCGGCCGGGCGCTGCGCCGGCTGGTCGGCCGGCTCGTCCGGGACGGCTGGCTGCTCACCCCGGCGCAGCGGCGGCGTATCGCGCTGGGCACCCTGCCGCTGTTCGCGGTCGCCGTGGTCGGGGTGACCCGGCTCGTGGAGAGCGCCGTCGAGGGGCGCGACGCCGGTGGCCCGGCCTCCGTGGTGGGGCTGCTGCTGTGCTGCCTGGCCACCGCCCTGGGCGGCTGGTGGCTGTGCGAGGTGCCGGAGACCGGTGCCGCCGCCCGCCGCCTGCTGCGCCGGCAGCGCCGGCAGCACGCCGCGCTGGACCCCCAGCGGCGGCCCGCCTGGCGCGAGCGGAGCACCGACGAGCTGCTCACCGCCATGGCGCTGTTCGGGCCGCGCCCGCTGCTCGCCGTCGACCCCGGCCTCGCCGTGCAGGTCGGCGTCGACCCGGAGCGCGGCCGCCCGACGCCGGAACCGAAACCGGCCCGCCGCTGA
- a CDS encoding vWA domain-containing protein, with translation MVHIRRSALLLVAIATAMAVSACGSDGGARRTDAAPGPVRPNGGIPWSGDETRTSDDPLSTFAVDVDTASYGYARRLIMDGRLPEPSTVRPEEFVNSFRQDYPQPAGDGFAVHVDGARLPRTHDAGGDERLLRVGLQTRAEDEERRPDAALTFVIDVSGSMGEPGRLDLVRDALHTLVDQLRPTDSIAVVEFSDKARVAREMTPVADARPLHAAIESLHTRSSTNLEAGLVLGYRVARDGFRPGRTNRVIVLSDGLANVGSTDAEPILRRVRAEAEKQIALLGVGVGSDYGDELMEQLADRGDGFAVYVSEREQARKVFVRQLPATLSVRALDAKVQVTFAPQAVRSYRLVGYDNRAVADEDFRDDRVDGGEVGPGHSVTALYAVRLAEDVSPSARIAQVQVRWTDPAARTPAETYGSVTVADVDGAFTAASPRLRACYAAAWFAEALRDGRSDGQVRLTDLASIADGAAAATEDAEVRDLARVIRSADELR, from the coding sequence ATGGTCCACATCAGACGATCGGCGCTGCTGCTGGTGGCGATCGCCACCGCCATGGCGGTCAGCGCCTGCGGCTCCGACGGCGGCGCGCGGCGCACCGACGCGGCCCCCGGGCCGGTCCGCCCGAACGGCGGCATCCCCTGGTCCGGTGACGAGACCCGGACGTCGGACGACCCGCTCTCCACCTTCGCCGTGGACGTCGACACCGCGTCGTACGGCTACGCCCGCCGGCTCATCATGGATGGCCGCCTGCCGGAGCCCAGCACGGTACGGCCGGAGGAGTTCGTCAACTCGTTCCGCCAGGACTACCCGCAGCCCGCGGGCGACGGCTTCGCCGTGCACGTCGACGGCGCCCGCCTGCCGCGGACCCACGACGCCGGCGGTGACGAGCGGCTGCTGCGGGTCGGCCTGCAGACCCGGGCCGAGGACGAGGAGCGCCGCCCGGACGCGGCACTCACCTTCGTCATCGACGTCTCCGGGTCGATGGGCGAGCCCGGCCGGCTGGACCTGGTGCGCGACGCCCTGCACACGCTGGTCGACCAGCTGCGCCCCACCGACTCCATCGCCGTGGTCGAGTTCAGTGACAAGGCCCGGGTGGCCCGGGAGATGACGCCGGTGGCCGACGCCCGGCCGCTGCACGCGGCGATCGAATCGCTGCACACCCGCAGCAGCACCAACCTGGAGGCCGGCCTGGTGCTCGGCTACCGGGTGGCCCGGGACGGCTTCCGGCCCGGCCGGACGAACCGGGTGATCGTGCTCTCCGACGGGCTGGCGAACGTCGGCAGCACCGACGCCGAGCCGATCCTGCGCCGGGTACGCGCCGAGGCGGAGAAGCAGATCGCCCTGCTCGGCGTGGGGGTGGGCAGTGACTACGGCGACGAGTTGATGGAGCAGCTGGCCGACCGGGGCGACGGCTTCGCGGTCTACGTCAGCGAACGGGAGCAGGCCCGCAAGGTGTTCGTACGGCAGTTGCCGGCGACGCTGAGCGTGCGGGCGCTGGACGCCAAGGTGCAGGTGACGTTCGCGCCGCAGGCGGTGCGCTCCTACCGGCTGGTGGGCTACGACAACCGGGCGGTGGCCGACGAGGACTTCCGCGACGACCGCGTCGACGGCGGCGAGGTGGGCCCGGGGCACAGCGTGACGGCGCTGTACGCGGTCCGGCTCGCCGAGGACGTGTCGCCGTCGGCCCGGATCGCCCAGGTGCAGGTGCGCTGGACCGACCCGGCGGCCCGTACGCCGGCCGAGACGTACGGGTCGGTGACCGTCGCCGACGTCGACGGCGCCTTCACGGCGGCGTCGCCTCGGTTGCGGGCCTGCTACGCGGCGGCCTGGTTCGCCGAGGCGCTGCGGGACGGCCGGTCCGACGGGCAGGTCCGGCTGACCGACCTGGCCAGCATCGCCGACGGTGCGGCCGCCGCCACCGAGGACGCCGAGGTGCGGGACCTCGCCCGGGTGATCCGCTCCGCCGACGAGCTGCGGTGA